In the genome of Arabidopsis thaliana chromosome 4, partial sequence, the window CGAGCATATTAGCTAATAGATCTTTGTAGAGTTGTTATTTTTTGCCCTTTTTTGTTTCGCTAAAATCAATGTATGAGTTGTTGTGcgttgtatatatatgcatgtccTTGTCAATACATGACAAATAAATTGGACATTCAtcatttatacttttttttccaacagaTTCATACGTATTATATTTGTGTAACTTTTGTATAGTTTGGTCTAGTTGTAGACACGTCGGTATCAATTAACTCattaaaacaacatatgaatatgaaaaagaaaaaaaaatataaacttgtCGTAGTAGAATTTTCAACCTTTATAGATATCTTTTGATCACATTTTTAATATCTCTTTCcatgtaaaataaaagttcgacttaaaccaaacaaagaaaaaatgaagcTTGACAAGCAATATATAACATGGTATTTTAAGatggtttacaaaaaaaaaaaaaattaacatattttagaGTAAATTATTTGGTGTtctaaaaaaagagagagtaaattcttatgtaataaaataacTCGTGAATGggacatatatattataatgatATATAACAGAATTTGTCTGTTAAATTATGGTTTAGTTTCATAAATTAAGGCATATGAAATTATGGTTTAGTTTCACAAATAATTAAGAGACACTATATATTGTattaagtttttatataagtttctcttttttacaaggttcatttttttcataatggcatttggttcaattttcgctttaaaatgttattttatatatatatctatatctatatatatatatatacagaaaaaCTTTGATAAACCAacttttattcaaatttatctttttttttctgatggAAAGTATAACTTACTCacctttttagtttcttatttaAACTACTAAATTTAAATCCGGATTTAAAGATTCCTTTGAAAATGATCTACCACcagtaaattaaaatatattcgACATAATTTTAACACTAGTGATAAAAATTTACTACATATGTTGATATTATACttaggttaaaaaaaagaaagatatccTATGTGGCAACCACCTACAAactttattataaatataagtaGATGGCAAGGCGTGTGGTTGccaaacacaaagaaaaacattcgacattacagaaaagaaaaaactataagaaaatcttaattaataaaataatatattcaggagggcgagagagagagagagggatgATGAAGGAAGAACAATGGGCACCAGTGATAGTAATGTTAATATCAAGTGTTGCAATGGGATCAGTGAACGCTCTCGTTAAGAAAGCACTTGATGTTGGTGTTAACCATATGATCTTTGGTGCTTATAGAATGGCTATTTCTGCTCTAATCTTGGTTCCGTTTTCTTATATTTGGGAGAGGTATGAACATTCTGATTCTTATTCGTCAAAACTCAGATTTTGAAACTATCTTTACATACATTTTGCTAGTTAATGAAGTTCTCTGGTTATGTTCTCGTATTTTTATagggaatatatatatatgattcaatTTTCAGACGTCGAAATTTCAACTACGTACCTATAAAGTTGTAGTATTATTGGTGTATTCTCtcatgtatgtatgtatataagttttcattatatatatctaagtAATGAAGTTTGCTCTTTAAATGAGTTTATTATAGGAAAACAAGGCCACAACTAACGTTCATGCTTTTGTGCGAACATTTCATCAGCGGATTACTTGGGTTTGTCCTTTTCACTTGTTCCTGTTATATACTCTATTACGCAATTTCgcctttttcttctaaatgattttatttacttttaagaaAGGAGAAACTGTCACGTTATCTCCTATTAATCACAAGCTTTACtttgtttcgttttttatgttagttttttttttaaatcacgCAGGGCAAGTTTGAtgcaatttttctttttacttggGCTTTCGTACACGTCAGCAACTGTTTCGATGGCTCTAGTTAGCATGTTACCTGCTATCACCTTTGCGTTAGCCCTTATTTTCCGGTAATGCaactaatttaattagtaacatatatatatacatcaaaattttctcgttttttttataaatacttttgCAGGATAGAGAATGCGCAAAACCTAAAGAGCAAAGCAGGCGTGCTCAAAGTAATGGGAACCCTAATTTGCATAATGGGAGCAATGTTGTTGACATTTTACAAAGGCCCAGAGTTATCAAACCCTCATTCTCATCCACAAGCTcgtcacaacaacaacaataacaatgGTCACgaccaaacaaagaaatggCTTCTAGGCTGTCTTTATTTAGTCATTGGGACAGTGTTGTTGTCTCTATGGATGTTGTTTCAAGGGAAATTAAGCTTTAAGTATCCTGGAAATAAATACTCAAGCACTTGTCTCATGTCAGTCTTCGCATCATTTCAATGTGctattttgagtctttataaAAGTAGAGACGTCAAAGATTGGATCATTGAAGATAAATTCGTCATTTTGGTCACCCTTTACGCTGTAAGttttttccatcttcttttggctatatatatatatatatatactcataaAATGCGCACTAAGAAGAATATGATAAAAATTATAGGGTAAGCTTGTAGAAATTGATAAAATGTTAAGttattttgttcaaagaaagagttagaagttttattttctttgatatcTAAATGTCATCTTATCTATTGTCACCTTTTTATAAAAGTTCCTCGTAATTTATAATCTCTGCTTTTTTATAAATCTCACTTTTTAGTGGTTTCGTTGATTCTTGACTTCTTGTCTTCAAAACCAATCATATCATCATATTTGTAAAATTCTGTAataatctctttttctaattaagaAATTAGGTTTATCAATAATCTCTTTTTTCCAACAGTTTATAtgcttatttataaaaaggtttgattaaattgatgaaaataaaaaacagggAATAGTGGGACAAGCGATGTCGACAGTGGTAACGTCATGGTCCATAAAAATGACAGGAGCAGTTTTCGTCTCAACATTCAGCCCCGTCAGCCTCGTCGCCGCTACGTTATTCGATTTCCTCATCTTACACTCTCCTTTATACCTTGGCAGGTTTCATTCTCAAATCAActctatatagtatataacaAACTAAGGTCGATACAAGCATGCATGCACTGATAcgtttattttaaaaatgcaGCATACTTGGATCAGTAGTGACTATAACTGGCCTCTACGTTTTTCTTTGGGGAAGGAAGAATGAGACAGATCAGTCTGTTTCGAAGACTTTGAACAGTTCCCAGTTTTCTCAGAATAAGGATAACGAAGACCATACAATAGCAAATCATAAGGATACTAATTTGCccgtttgatatatatatatatcatatttataGAGGTAGCTAGATATTTGCTATCATAATCGTGATAGTACTGTCATTGATCAGCTCTATATTATAAGACTTATGTTCTTCTGTATTGCCAACTATAGCTCACTGTATGTTTGTAACCAGTTGGATTGGTTTAATTGGAAATAAAAGTAGTTGGAGATGTAACACACATAACGCTAAAATTTACCAACTGTTTTGGtaatttaaattgaaaaataaaatttgttatgtgttttaatagctaaaaaatatgttttaaattgATCAGctcttttatatatgttttaatagCTGAAAAATAGCATTACCTATTAGACAATTAATTGTCTATTCGATTCGATCTCATCTCTAATGTTCTTAGAATTACAATttgatttacttttgttaAGAAATAATAGAAATCATTACCTAATAGGCTAACATTAACTTCAATATTATATCTATCTAATTAAGTCTTGTCATCGGCTTCGCTCTATGAGTCATTTGCCATTAGTAAGATAAGTTGATGCACACATACTCAGATTCCAATAGCTTCTTATATCCACCAATTGCATTGTcattagtatttattttattttattttattttgaatttattgtCATTAGTATTTTAAATAGATCTACGAAGAAGTTAGAAGTAAATTCACAAAATAATATAGCAGAAAAGGTTTGATTTAGTAGTGATCAATTCCAACAGTTTAACTTTTACCTAAAAGAGATATTACAGCCAGCTTGCAGCAATGCAATCACgcaaattctaaattttggaaagaaaaaaaaaagtgttacgAGAAGGAACAtgcattatataatattaacacAAAATGACAGTTTAGATTGatgaatctttcttcttctttctttacaacaattttttattgatgAATATTTCGGAAACATATAATGTCGCTTCATTGCTCCCTTTCAAGAGATAAGGCTCGCATCTTAATCAGACTAAACGGCCCGAAATGTTGGGCTAGGCTTGGGCTGATGGATACACTAATTTTGGATGGTACTCTAGATACTAATTTAAATTGCAGGGAGTGTCAACTTTGATCCAAAAACTGTAATGAacattattattggtttatgtttGTACAAATGAAAAACTGGGTTATAATCATAAGAGAAAGAGACTAAAATGCGTAAATAACGTAAGATTTAAGAACATATAAAAGTATTAACTTATTTCTCTTAAATTTTACGAGCTCTGTTTTTGacaaatgaaaaaatgttaatatgccggtaaaatgttaaaatcttTTCATGGGTATAGTTTACATATGAAATAAGTTCTAGAGTCGAGATCGAGTCTGGTGTAACCTGATCTAGCTCCGatgtttttgaatatatgatttagtatatacgtatttaattaaaattaattgatttgacTAGTTAACAAGACAAAGGATATAATCCCCATACTCATCCAAATCTTTTAGGATATATTATTTTcgaaaatctataaaatttgaataacaTGATATTTAGAACTTCAATCATATAATGTTGGATTTCAAACTTTGTTAGTGAAGACACTATAGATATAAGAACCAGTTacaattaattttgataaagtAACTATAAATTAACTATATAAATGACAATATACTTTAGTTAGAATTATATTCTATTATTTAAAGCTACTGccaaataacatttttttaatagacaCATACCCTTCTAATTGCACTATACTGgtcaaactttgtttttctaattaatgtttagttagaagaaaaaaaaacgatcatatataatataactaGATAAGGACCCGTCTGATGGACgggtttatttttttatcactaaaatcaaatttaataaaatataataattaacaatGTTGTAAGTataaattatcttttaaaagtaattttttttttaatattgtattgtttcctttaccactaaaattattgaataaaaaatgatttgaatgaaaaatatatcatatagcAATTGCTCAAATTATTTGAATGAAAAGTATATCAAATAGCAATAACTTTTGATATACTTatatgaaaaactaaaattaaaattattcaTCATAAAGTTAGCGAATGAtttcaaaatggttttaaattaGGCACgttaaaaatatagagatgATTGATCAACGTTGACTAAATCCCTTTAAATCATGACATATGGTAAAATCtttgattgataaatattcatgataatattaattactaactttgagaaactaaaatatatcatactaattatataataaggTATATTTCCCTTATACTAATTTTTTCTATCACCACTTTTGTAACCATGAACAGTCACTATATATCGTCACCTGCATAACAATCACATGTTACTCCTATATTTTTTAGTATGacatgttattttattaaatgacattgtttaaatgatattttcataattattttgagTCAATTGTGAGTATTTATGAAGAAATTAGTTTATGTGGTGATCCACATAAGGCCCGCCTATTTATACTATAATTTTATGGATGGATCGTGATTTTTTCTGTTAGTATCATCTGAGATTTATGATCGGAGATCTTGTAATTCTTATTTCAACATATTGCACATGGAAGTTGCAAATTTCAATAAGGTTTCCTTCACATAATTGAGCTCCAAACTTTTCAATAAGATAATGATGGATAGAACCTTGAattgtatttttctgttttaaaaaaagattaataaattGAAGAATATTTAGGattaaagtattaaaatttACCTTTTCATCAAGTAGGagcaattttatttttatgagttcatttttttatttttttcttggttccCACTTTCTTGAACTTGTGTCTTTATGTTATCTTTGATGATAGCtattctgattttttttttaagaattgaAGATAAGTAAATGTAAACAATAACGCTTAATAATTGTTTCTAAGGTAAGGTCTATATAATATTCTAATAGCGTAAGAACAGTGTCAacttagaaaataaatataacagTTCTATACATATTATAGTCAACGTATAAGTAAATATTAACTAATTAACCCAGAAGAAAGTTTTTACGTAccaagaaaatttaaatagcaacgaagaataatattttctaatgcAAGCATGATATAATAATACTCTAATAGCATAAGAACAGGGTAAAcctagaaaataaatatgataaatgTACATGTATTATAGTCAACCACccagaaaaaaagtttaaagtttgacttaccaagaaaaaacaaaaaacaaaacattgagGCAAAAACAGTGATTTTGAGGggttttttgtgaaaaaataagagattatctctttgtttatatagagatggatgtttacatattttttgtttagaattATGTATATAATCCTAAACATTCTTTTTGATTTGTAGAATTAtgtatataatcatttttcttctataattgataaataattgtaaattttccttttttttaatagttggtaaatttaattagaattATATAGTAGGACagcttttctaatttctatttttatctaataatatacatataatttttgtataattatcttatttagtttttttctaataaatttcCATAATTATCTTTTAAGGAGAAATTAAAGtagtatttttttccatttttcttaagAATTGGTAACTTACATTTGGcctttttttgtcttcaatttctatttttaactttaataaaatacatatagttttcttatatttccatacagtttttttttatatattttgtttgacacGTGTCAACATCTAAGATTGATAAAATTGTCATGTGTCATGATCTCGcgagttagtaactttcaaaactgtactttatataataagaagatggaaaaaaacccgaaaaaacctccatttattttcaatttgtcCGTTTAATATCTGCGTTATTTAATTTGTCTGTTTAATACTTAAGTTAATTTTATGTCctttaaaaactttcattttttaaaattttggcaAAATCAGACGTCCAAGATAACGGCCGTTAACAGTGGTAACGAAATCGCTAACCACAGTTAAAATTTAACcctataatatttgtttacttgtattcaattgtttttctagTCATTACGAACATATTATCCTAGTCCATTGGTTATGTGAGATTTTATTATTCTCGTGAACATGAGTTCGATCACCACACCCCTCCAatattttggtcttttttttttttaaacctgACGGCGGCCCATATCAGATTAGGTTTTCGATTGAGTTGCGTTCTCGCTATCGGCACTAGAGATTGCTTGAAGGAATATACCGGTGGGGTCAGAGATTAAAGCACCAGCTAAATGCAAAGGAGTGAATTGAGCATGTCCTGCATTCACAGCTAACTCATGAGCTGTAGCAATTGTCtcgtttgttttgtgtatgaaCTTTTCTGGATTCATCTTCGATTagccttttaaaatccctgaaaaaaacacacaaacaaaccctaatctcaGCATCTTTCATATACAATCgacaaacacacaaattgaaaaaagaatGTTGCGCTTATTTACCTTAAACGATATGAGAACTGAGTTTGTTTCGCAGAGTTTCTTCAATAAATCAGacgacttcttcttcttctcagttaaagtcttctctttttgCAGAGAATCAAGCAGATGATAGCGATAATAttgtaaaattgaaaactttaGATGTTTGGAAACTTTGTGAATTGCGAGAGAGCGAGGAGGCATGAGGCTTTTGTATAGGGAAGGAGATTCATCTGGAAAGATAGAGTACTATCGTCGTTTGTTTTCATAGAATAAGAAgcaaagggaaaaaaaatcctggaaaaaaatccaaagaatTGGTTGGACATGAGATTTGATCTCGGGGTGATTCGAATAATAAATACTCACATAACCACTAGACTAAGATAATAAATTCGTAACAATTAGAAAAtcaattgtatataaatagTAAACATTATAGggttaaattttaattgtgGTTAGCGATTCCGTTACCACTGTTAACGGTCGTTATTTTAGACGTCtgattttgtcaaaattttagaaaatgaaagtttttaaagGACATAAAAATTAACTTAAGTATTAAACAGACAAATTAAATAACGCATGTATTAAACggacaaattaaaaataaatggaggttttttcaggttttttcCCATAATATAATGGATCTACAAAGTATGTATTATCTTTTTCAAATACAACACAtgtactatttttatttttgaaaaaaaaaaaagatatagtGTATGAAAAGagttataaaatattgatttgattatttatatcACAAAATGCATTTGCTCTTATTTTTACAAGTCAATTTGATAAAATGGACATGATAGTCTCCGAACGATCACTGTCGAGATGTTTAAGTGTCTTGTTGAATCCGGTATACGACCGAAGTCATGCCAGTGCCACTTCGTTTATCTCATAAGgcatatgtattttatatgcAAATTGTGCTATCATTTAGTGCTGCACATATTAATAAGCCCATTAACTTTCGAAGAAAATCAGATTGGCCGACTAGCTATAATTTTActtgaaagaaataaaagctTTATATGACTTTAACTTTCCTTTGCTTttccaaaagaagataaaagccAACATGATCAAATCAATGGCAAAGAAAAacgtaaagaaacaaaattgtaaatgAAAAGTTAGAAACGACATAAATAAtactttttcttgttaaacGACATAACTAGATTTTATAATGACAACataatttaccaaaataacATTATTAAGTAGGATCGTAAACTTGAGTTTTATAAACCAACTGCACCTTGAGTTTTATTAACCGACTCAACCAGTTGAATAATGTTTGGTTAATGACATAAAAACCTGTCTCAGCAATGTGTTTGTCGGACGAGTGATATATACAAGATTATTTGGGGTAATTAGTATATATCATATTATGTAAATTGTAATTAAAACACTAAGGACATCTCCATTGGTTAAGATACTCTGAGTATCTTAgcaataaaataacaaatacttTTAATAGATTTCagttatcaaatttttttgtagatatctttttttccaattttcccttaaattaatatttatttgaaaatcatCAATACAATTAAACTAAAACCCATGTCTCTCAAACCTGACACATCAATATTTTCGTTCAACTAGAAGACATAAAAATGTCGGAATTGTAAGATGTAATGAAGCCAAATTTAGTTTGAAACATCGCTACGTAATGTTTTATCTCGctagagagaagaaatttcaatttattggtcatatttttaataattaaaaaataaatcatacataaataaataagttaacgttttaactaattaatatgaCTAATggttaaaatataattatataaaaaaagacaatGGTAAAATTTCATAACAATTCATAGTCTCCAACATAAGTATTAACGAAAAATGCCACTCAAAACAACTTCGTATCAActctacaagaaaaaaactaatcctcttgtttcttttaaaagaagaataagttATAGATTATGACTTTACACTAAATAAGATTAGTACTTTGATTATTAGAAACTCAAAcacaatttcatcaaaatacTCTGCAGCATAACACGGATctttatctaatatatatgaaaattggtTAATCCTCTCCATATGAATGTCGTCAGCATTCTCGAAACTGTCATGTGTCATCGCCATGTcatgaaattttaaacatGCATGACacataatatatagatttgcaaatcataaacatataaaatctTTTCCTCtgctaagaaaataaaaataaattcatcagccaatcaaaaataaaaataaaatcttttccTTTCATGAGTTTTTAGAGCATCTCTAATGAAATATCTAATCAAAATAGTTTCTctaaaataatgataaaatattaaaatgttggAGATAGAAGGTGAGAGAGGTTCT includes:
- the UMAMIT29 gene encoding nodulin MtN21 /EamA-like transporter family protein (nodulin MtN21 /EamA-like transporter family protein; LOCATED IN: endomembrane system, membrane; EXPRESSED IN: 19 plant structures; EXPRESSED DURING: 6 growth stages; CONTAINS InterPro DOMAIN/s: Protein of unknown function DUF6, transmembrane (InterPro:IPR000620); BEST Arabidopsis thaliana protein match is: nodulin MtN21 /EamA-like transporter family protein (TAIR:AT1G11460.1); Has 1184 Blast hits to 1113 proteins in 28 species: Archae - 0; Bacteria - 4; Metazoa - 0; Fungi - 0; Plants - 1180; Viruses - 0; Other Eukaryotes - 0 (source: NCBI BLink).); this translates as MMKEEQWAPVIVMLISSVAMGSVNALVKKALDVGVNHMIFGAYRMAISALILVPFSYIWERKTRPQLTFMLLCEHFISGLLGASLMQFFFLLGLSYTSATVSMALVSMLPAITFALALIFRIENAQNLKSKAGVLKVMGTLICIMGAMLLTFYKGPELSNPHSHPQARHNNNNNNGHDQTKKWLLGCLYLVIGTVLLSLWMLFQGKLSFKYPGNKYSSTCLMSVFASFQCAILSLYKSRDVKDWIIEDKFVILVTLYAGIVGQAMSTVVTSWSIKMTGAVFVSTFSPVSLVAATLFDFLILHSPLYLGRFHSQINSI
- the UMAMIT29 gene encoding nodulin MtN21 /EamA-like transporter family protein (nodulin MtN21 /EamA-like transporter family protein; LOCATED IN: endomembrane system, membrane; EXPRESSED IN: 19 plant structures; EXPRESSED DURING: 6 growth stages; CONTAINS InterPro DOMAIN/s: Protein of unknown function DUF6, transmembrane (InterPro:IPR000620); BEST Arabidopsis thaliana protein match is: nodulin MtN21 /EamA-like transporter family protein (TAIR:AT1G01070.1); Has 2489 Blast hits to 2481 proteins in 402 species: Archae - 14; Bacteria - 1085; Metazoa - 6; Fungi - 8; Plants - 1212; Viruses - 0; Other Eukaryotes - 164 (source: NCBI BLink).), with product MMKEEQWAPVIVMLISSVAMGSVNALVKKALDVGVNHMIFGAYRMAISALILVPFSYIWERKTRPQLTFMLLCEHFISGLLGASLMQFFFLLGLSYTSATVSMALVSMLPAITFALALIFRIENAQNLKSKAGVLKVMGTLICIMGAMLLTFYKGPELSNPHSHPQARHNNNNNNGHDQTKKWLLGCLYLVIGTVLLSLWMLFQGKLSFKYPGNKYSSTCLMSVFASFQCAILSLYKSRDVKDWIIEDKFVILVTLYAGIVGQAMSTVVTSWSIKMTGAVFVSTFSPVSLVAATLFDFLILHSPLYLGSILGSVVTITGLYVFLWGRKNETDQSVSKTLNSSQFSQNKDNEDHTIANHKDTNLPV
- the UMAMIT29 gene encoding nodulin MtN21 /EamA-like transporter family protein, with product MGTLICIMGAMLLTFYKGPELSNPHSHPQARHNNNNNNGHDQTKKWLLGCLYLVIGTVLLSLWMLFQGKLSFKYPGNKYSSTCLMSVFASFQCAILSLYKSRDVKDWIIEDKFVILVTLYAGIVGQAMSTVVTSWSIKMTGAVFVSTFSPVSLVAATLFDFLILHSPLYLGSILGSVVTITGLYVFLWGRKNETDQSVSKTLNSSQFSQNKDNEDHTIANHKDTNLPV